One Zeugodacus cucurbitae isolate PBARC_wt_2022May chromosome 3, idZeuCucr1.2, whole genome shotgun sequence genomic region harbors:
- the LOC105214690 gene encoding HEAT repeat-containing protein 1 homolog: MATSLQEQLQRLAVPQTMALADSRSKASVLFDRKEAGTKTRRIIYEIGLAGLQELTALNPIFQTFENTLFNESTIDLERSVEEKEVNKLLDRNINKFLQQLSPYFLLRPTLMCLEWLIRRFHIQEYNRNALLALALPYHETNAFILVLQVIRIKQTDAEWNWLRPLQKPGVPVPKSVLINRAASDVAFLKFVCQATLDAVKELGTRANSLQTQLNFYASIVVGALEHAAAVEEWHIITLLPSLLKGLQSEVLDFAAAAYIVATQLVARTQVTPKLCNALVERAASVSLDRLRQTAVLFLVFLFDSQLRAKPQFNENTLLNLATQKWFTTNLAALAKGDVYLHALYVALLQQSLAAIQAGHKEAETLKVFLERLLNDVTLKDDSAQEIINAFLNAYTASTQSSPKKGLQDGEMIELSSDDEEMSDDSGNFQAWYSEYLRKLERKYPVAYDHTIKEGLTTNTQEFASNRSVLKMALGFRLKTFDPSATDIYEQLYHHTAKIRAFAVQTLLANLRDYSARPQNLHLLRECLADRIADDSELVVKEILKLPTAEFVQVLGADKVAEALIVILNRVQQDAQHWAPLTALTVQHLTSAEIVEQYDTNIILLALMPLLFPDNSSSDTFNAITCILKSALSVKIGFLKELKLVRDSDSFNAVDFKKQFLDVISKSTATPTGLSLFRSVESQGERIFKSALHFSHFLMLATACLKTDLTGAEAGYIFTQIRTNYRRFRVRQLENKQWELVVKEQCVPLQLFSDFIASLAQHTHFEHLFEWEQIHDDLRTFFDIFNLLAEEGFQQRNAAAQQTEWLKTLKEVFDNIFDNAQQKLEFLSNFYVYECNAAVGAEYPLLRLRAFKLTNALFKNKNNKLHINTTHVFRIASALNAPSETTRLQALETLQVLKASAQLSAHLLHFVDSILARSYEFSMDHEQFPLILYTILKPAHKKQQPQSLKVLREIVQLVTAEDALKHAAFTAQILKTLKHINDASLLAELIPLGARTLQQTQVEDALLLLPQPYSTILQLICDRFEHQTIDTVLLDEPAAWQFIVQIFGAHNVFIQHGGKLRAVPCVLLEALDEYCYEQIPQNYKIDLIKLIVQTMAVSDTDAVFLSANRLLKRCSIKCERLVELLTQMCRIEDTELAAAKRKSHPTSATKRDAQAQNHLIAQVNTKTWKQGVALLELLEHKKRLEEAEQLLLALFDLLRFCLELEEQTVVEYTKQLTLSTLLHCCQLAQAAGVQLSKALPKSTFRIDLIVQCVRGTQNPQTQNNALLLLSHCAALFPQQVLHSVVDVFTFMGSSVVRHDDAFSFHIINNVIESIVPILVRSQHADNHASTVELVIPVLKVFSDILLDVPEHRRLPLYSKLLLTLGADQFLWIFLCIVFEAHVLEDEKQRLLQRKHKQDKPTAAAATAEKFSKRLEICLELTNTFEPQITLETCIELLGYIRSLPMDKADNDSAKAKAKQSIDATEFSLFDVKCRTAKQLRHYKYVIMQYLSSISNSPQFLRKIAILSDAEQLAIKPYYQNFIIKTLSYIPLVNTAIETVEETSQLKFWKVILHHLHDVLDNAISLLSPDMFLVVVYGLMQHQLVSIRKKVIELLINKLQQRDGYFDNSDPQNFYNLLEPLSEITNGILTHHESPATSGTASPSSSNELVFLQQTALIAIKLLSKMFALQHIAEFKEILAHLIKVLKQRSKISKIVLATVVLTIIEISSNLKAHSLALLPKYMPQMIKILQDQAKLVQSQLPDNVCIAIITGTQKLFESLPLFLGPYVVDVITALSTISANISAQQSERDQRAATALHRIGTIWSKIASDVPVRILVPSCEKSYRKLMDAHNYADIAVLMELLPECINNTSSADLSAVQSELGAFFLHALEFRLQVRNNCERERVASTEKVIINAFVTWVLKLSESSFRPYYLKVYEWAIKQRAERETILTFFLLTNRIAEALKALFLLFARDIIDDAANLLNVYNAAKQDITVDEEALTADIVKSILNTLYTLFLHDSKGFINNQRFEVLMQPLVDQLENRLVLESEELQQVLQTCLAQLAAAVSNDIMWKQLNHQVLMKTRTNVPEVRILSFNCCLEIVRKLGEDFTPLLPETVPFVAELLEDENQRVEKNTRKAVQELENILGESLQSYL; encoded by the exons ATGGCGACATCACTGCAGGAGCAATTACAGCGCCTGGCCGTGCCACAGACCATGGCATTGGCTGATTCGCGTTCAAAAGCTTCAGTACTATTTGATCGCAAAGAAGCTGGCACCAAAACACGCCGCATCAtatatgaaatcggtttagcTGGTCTGCAGGAGCTAACCGCACTTAATCCCATCTTTCAAACATTTGAAAATACCTTATTCAATGAATCCACTATTGATTTGGAACGTTCAGTGGAGGAGAAAGAAGTGAATAAACTACTTGATCGTAATATCAATAAGTTTCTACAACAACTATCGCCCTACTTCCTATTGCGGCCAACGCTCATGTGTTTGGAATGGCTGATACGTCGTTTTCATATACAAGAATATAATCGTAATGCTTTGTTGGCCTTAGCTTTGCCGTATCACGAAACGAATGCGTTCATATTAGTTTTGCAAGTGATACGCATTAAACAAACTGATGCAGAATGGAACTGGTTGCGGCCACTGCAGAAACCCGGTGTTCCCGTGCCAAAAAGTGTGTTAATCAATCGCGCAGCAAGCGATGTGGCATTCCTTAAATTCGTTTGTCAAGCTACTTTGGATGCTGTCAAAGAGTTGGGCACACGTGCCAATTCGCTGCAAACACAACTGAATTTTTATGCTTCCATTGTGGTTGGCGCACTCGAGCATGCAGCGGCAGTGGAGGAGTGGCACATTATAACGTTACTACCGTCACTGCTGAAGGGTTTACAATCTGAAGTATTGGATTTCGCAGCAGCTGCTTACATTGTGGCCACACAATTGGTCGCGCGTACACAAGTAACACCCAAATTGTGTAATGCTTTGGTGGAGCGTGCAGCATCCGTGTCGCTGGATCGTTTACGTCAAACAGCAGTGCTGTTTCTAGTTTTCCTTTTCGATAGTCAACTGCGCGCTAAGCCGCAATTTAATGAAAACACTTTATTGAATTTGGCAACACAAAAATGGTTTACCACCAATTTAGCAGCCTTGGCTAAAGGCGatgtatatttacatgcatTGTATGTGGCGTTGTTGCAACAATCATTAGCTGCCATACAAGCTGGACACAAGGAGGCGGAGACTTTGAAAGTTTTTCTTGAACGTTTACTAAATGATGTGACACTAAAAGACGACTCGGCGCAGGAAATCATTAA cgcTTTTCTTAATGCATACACAGCGTCAACGCAATCTTCACCAAAGAAAGGTTTGCAGGATGGTGAAATGATTGAGCTCAGTTCGGACGATGAAGAAATGTCAGATGATAGCGGCAATTTCCAAGCTTGGTACTCCGAATATTTGCGTAAGTTGGAGCGCAAATATCCCGTCGCATACGATCACACCATAAAAGAAGGCCTAACCACAAATACGCAAGAATTCGCCAGTAATCGTAGTGTGCTGAAAATGGCTTTAGGTTTTCGCTTGAAAACGTTCGATCCAAGCGCCACCGATATATACGAACAGCTCTACCACCACACGGCCAAAATACGTGCCTTTGCGGTGCAAACACTTTTGGCAAATTTGCGTGATTACAGCGCGCGTCCACAAAACTTGCATTTGTTGCGCGAATGTCTCGCCGATCGCATAGCAGATGACAGTGAATTGGTGGTTAAGGAAATCTTGAAACTACCAACCGCCGAGTTTGTGCAAGTGTTAGGCGCTGATAAAGTGGCTGAAGCCTTAATTGTTATATTGAATAGAGTGCAGCAAGATGCGCAGCATTGGGCGCCACTAACTGCGTTAACCGTGCAGCATTTGACGAGCGCAGAGATTGTCGAGCAATACGATACGAATATAATATTGCTGGCTTTAATGCCGCTACTGTTTCccgacaacagcagcagcgacaCATTTAATGCCATTACATGCATACTGAAAAGCGCTTTAAGCGTGAAAATTGGTTTCTTAAAAGAGTTGAAGCTGGTGCGTGACAGTGACAGTTTCAACGCGGTGGatttcaaaaaacaatttcTCGATGTTATCTCCAAATCGACAGCAACGCCAACAGGTTTGAGTCTCTTCCGCAGCGTCGAGTCGCAAGGCGAACGCATCTTTAAGAGCGCTTTACATTTTTCGCACTTTCTGATGTTGGCCACGGCTTGCTTGAAAACCGACTTGACAGGCGCCGAGGCGGGTTACATATTCACGCAAATACGCACGAATTATCGACGCTTTCGCGTGCGCCAATTGGAGAACAAACAATGGGAATTGGTGGTGAAAGAGCAATGTGTGCCGTTGCAGCTGTTTTCCGATTTTATCGCTTCGCTAGCGCAGCACACACACTTCGAGCATCTCTTCGAGTGGGAGCAAATACACGACGATCTACGCACATTCTTCGACATTTTCAATTTGCTCGCCGAGGAGGGTTTCCAACAGCGTAACGCGGCCGCACAGCAAACCGAATGGTTGAAGACGCTGAAAGAGGTATTCGACAACATCTTCGATAACGCACAACAAAAGTTGGAATTTCTCAGCAACTTTTACGTGTATGAGTGCAATGCCGCCGTCGGCGCGGAGTATCCACTACTGCGCTTGCGCGCCTTCAAGCTAACCAATGcgctattcaaaaataaaaacaataaattgcaCATTAACACCACACATGTGTTTCGCATTGCGAGCGCTTTGAATGCGCCCTCAGAGACGACGCGTCTGCAAGCGCTCGAAACGCTGCAAGTGTTGAAGGCAAGCGCGCAGCTGAGCGCGCATCTGCTGCACTTCGTCGATAGCATACTGGCGCGCAGCTATGAGTTTAGCATGGATCACGAGCAATTCCCACTCATACTCTACACTATACTGAAGCCAGCGCACAAGAAGCAGCAGCCGCAAAGCTTGAAGGTGTTGCGTGAAATTGTGCAGTTGGTCACCGCGGAGGATGCGCTCAAACATGCCGCTTTCACCGCGCAAATACTGAAAACGCTGAAGCATATAAACGATGCGAGTCTGCTGGCCGAGTTGATACCGTTGGGCGCGCGCACGCTGCAACAGACACAAGTTGAGGacgcattgctgctgctgccacaacCTTACAGCACAATATTGCAGCTGATCTGCGATCGCTTTGAGCATCAAACCATTGACACGGTGCTGTTGGACGAACCCGCCGCTTGGCAATTCATCGTGCAGATATTCGGCGCGCACAATGTATTCATACAGCATGGCGGCAAATTGCGCGCGGTGCCGTGTGTGCTGCTCGAGGCGCTCGACGAGTACTGCTACGAGCAGATACcgcaaaattacaaaatcgaTTTGATCAAATTGATTGTGCAAACCATGGCCGTCAGCGACACAGATGCCGTCTTCCTAAGCGCCAACAGATTGTTGAAGCGCTGCAGCATCAAATGTGAGCGCTTAGTGGAGTTACTAACGCAAATGTGTCGCATCGAGGACACTGAGTTGGCTGCCGCCAAGCGCAAGTCGCACCCGACCTCAGCGACCAAACGCGATGCGCAAGCGCAAAACCATCTCATCGCGCAAGTGAACACGAAGACTTGGAAGCAAGGTGTCGCTTTGCTGGAGCTGCTCGAACACAAGAAACGACTGGAGGAGGCTGAGCAGCTGCTGCTGGCGCTTTTCGATTTGTTGCGCTTCTGTTTGGAGCTGGAGGAGCAAACTGTGGTGGAGTACACCAAGCAGTTGACGCTCTCAACGCTGCTGCACTGCTGTCAGCTGGCGCAAGCGGCTGGCGTGCAATTGTCTAAGGCGTTGCCGAAGTCAACGTTCCGCATCGATTTGATTGTGCAGTGTGTGCGCGGCACGCAGAATCCGCAAACGCAGAataatgctttgttgttgttgtcacattgCGCAGCGCTCTTCCCGCAGCAGGTGCTGCATAGCGTCGTGGATGTCTTCACATTTATGGGCTCGTCAGTGGTGCGTCACGATGATGCCTTTAGCTTCCACATTATCAACAATGTGATTGAATCGATTGTGCCGATATTAGTGCGTTCGCAGCATGCCGACAATCACGCGAGCACCGTTGAACTGGTCATACCGGTGCTGAAGGTGTTCTCCGACATACTCCTCGATGTGCCGGAGCATCGCCGCTTGCCGCTCTACAGCAAGCTGCTGCTGACGCTTGGCGCCGACcaatttttatggattttccTTTGTATAGTCTTCGAGGCACATGTGCTGGAGGATGAGAAGCAGCGTCTTTTGCAGCGCAAGCACAAGCAGGACAAACCCACTGCGGCGGCGGCCACGGCTGAGAAGTTCTCCAAACGTTTGGAAATCTGTCTGGAGCTGACCAACACATTCGAGCCGCAAATTACGCTCGAAACATGCATTGAGCTGCTCGGCTATATTCGTTCATTGCCAATGGATAAAGCGGATAATGACAGCGCTAAAGCTAAAGCCAAGCAGTCGATCGACGCCACTGAGTTCAGTCTGTTCGATGTGAAATGTCGCACCGCCAAACAATTGCGTCACTACAAATACGTTATTATGCAGTATCTCTCGAGTATTTCGAATTCACCACAATTTTTGCGCAAAATCGCCATACTCAGCGACGCCGAACAGTTGGCCATAAAGCCATATTATCAGAATTTCATCATCAAAACACTCTCGTACATACCGTTAGTGAATACGGCCATTGAAACTGTTGAGGAAACATCACAGCTAAAATTCTGGAAAGTCATACTCCACCATCTGCACGATGTGCTGGATAATGCCATCTCATTGCTGTCGCCCGACATGTTCCTCGTCGTCGTTTATGGTCTCATGCAACATCAGCTGGTCTCCATACGCAAGAAAGTGATTGAATTGTTGATTAATAAACTACAACAACGCGATGGTTATTTTGATAATAGTGATCCGCAAAATTTCTACAATCTGCTGGAACCGCTTAGCGAAATCACCAATGGTATACTTACACACCACGAGTCGCCCGCCACATCGGGCACTGCCTCACCTTCGAGCTCCAATGAGTTGGTTTTCTTGCAGCAGACCGCGCTCATTGCCATAAAGCTCTTATCGAAAATGTTTGCTTTGCAACATATTGCCGAGTTCAAGGAGATACTCGCCCACCTAATCAAAGTGCTGAAGCAACGTTCAAAGATTTCCAAAATTGTCTTGGCTACAGTTGTGCTGACCATCATAGAGATTTCGTCGAACTTGAAAGCTCACTCGTTGGCGCTGCTGCCGAAATATATGCCGCAGATGATTAAGATTCTACAGGATCAAGCAAAATTGGTGCAATCTCAGTTGCCGGATAACGTCTGCATTGCAATCATAACGG GTACGCAAAAACTCTTCGAATCGCTGCCACTCTTCCTGGGACCCTACGTTGTCGATGTGATAACCGCGTTGAGTACAATTTCCGCCAATATCAGCGCACAACAGAGTGAACGCGATCAGCGCGCCGCTACCGCCCTGCACCGCATCGGCACAATTTGGTCGAAGATCGCAAGCGATGTGCCAGTGCGCATACTAGTGCCGAGCTGTGAGAAGTCCTATCGCAAGCTGATGGACGCACACAATTACGCCGATATCGCTGTGCTAATGGAACTGCTGCCTGAATGCATAAATAATACATCAAGCGCTGATCTAAGTGCGGTGCAAAGCGAATTGGGCGCGTTCTTCTTGCACGCGCTTGAGTTCCGACTGCAGGTGCGCAACAATTGTGAACGTGAACGTGTCGCGAGCACTGAGAAAGTCATCATTAATGCATTCGTCACATGGGTGCTGAAACTATCCGAAAGCAGTTTCCGTCCATACTACCTGAAAGTCTACGAGTGGGCCATTAAACAGCGTGCAGAACGTGAAACCATACTCACCTTCTTCTTGCTCACCAACCGAATCGCCGAAGCGCTCAAGGCGCTGTTCTTACTCTTTGCACGCGATATCATCGATGATGCGGCGAATTTGTTGAACGTATATAATGCGGCTAAGCAAGATATTACAGTCGATGAGGAGGCACTCACCGCCGATATTGTTAAATCCATTCTGAACACGCTCTACACACTGTTCCTGCACGACAGCAAAGGTTTCATCAATAATCAACGCTTTGAGGTGCTGATGCAGCCATTGGTCGATCAGCTGGAGAATCGTTTGGTGCTGGAGAGTGAAGAATTGCAACAGGTCTTGCAGACGTGTCTTGCCCAACTGGCTGCGGCCGTCTCCAATGACATCATGTGGAAGCAACTGAACCATCAAGTGTTGATGAAGACGCGCACCAATGTGCCGGAGGTGCGCATTCTGTCCTTCAATTGTTGTCTGGAGATTGTGCGTAAACTGGGCGAAGACTTTACGCCACTGCTGCCGGAAACGGTGCCTTTCGTTGCTGAGCTCTTGGAGGATGAGAATCAACGTGTGGAGAAGAATACACGCAAAGCTGTGCAAGAGCTGGAGAACATACTTGGCGAATCGTTGCAGAGTTACTTATAA